Proteins from a genomic interval of Spiroplasma endosymbiont of Lonchoptera lutea:
- a CDS encoding glucose-6-phosphate isomerase, giving the protein MIKTNISYTHLTDQELNKYQDKIHSIHKTMITERKGLGSNFLGWVDLPKNYNKTEWEAMKVIAKRLIPEIQVLIVIGIGGSYLGAKAAIDMIKGLYSQDSLEIIFVGNTLSSTYTNQVLEYVKDKEFAINVISKSGSTTEPAIAFRLFRDLLEQQKGKAIAKTRIIATTDAKNGILKNLANQEGYETLVIPDDIGGRFSVLTPVGIFVMAMAGIDIDKVMLGANQAYTDLSNDTLENQAYKYAVVRTILHQEKQYPVEMLVSYESQMSSLAEWWKQLFGESEGKDSKGILPASVNFSTDLHSLGQFIQEGSKVLFETVLQVKKPSLDVKIATNSDDVDQLNYLTNYSLHQINALALEGTIDAHSNEGKVPNIILELETMDEIMFGYLVYFFFKACAMSAYLLEVNPFNQPGVEVYKKKMFKLLGKS; this is encoded by the coding sequence ATGATTAAAACAAATATTAGTTATACACACTTAACAGATCAAGAACTTAATAAATATCAAGATAAAATTCATTCAATTCATAAAACAATGATTACTGAAAGGAAAGGTCTTGGCAGTAATTTTTTAGGTTGAGTTGATTTGCCAAAAAATTATAATAAAACTGAATGAGAGGCGATGAAAGTCATTGCTAAACGATTAATTCCTGAAATTCAAGTTTTAATTGTTATTGGTATTGGTGGTTCTTATTTAGGCGCTAAAGCAGCTATTGATATGATTAAAGGATTATATTCCCAAGATTCATTAGAAATAATATTTGTTGGTAATACATTATCATCAACATATACTAATCAAGTTTTAGAATATGTTAAGGATAAAGAATTTGCTATTAATGTTATTTCTAAATCCGGAAGTACAACCGAACCAGCGATTGCTTTTCGTCTTTTTAGAGATTTATTAGAGCAACAAAAAGGTAAAGCAATTGCTAAAACAAGGATTATTGCTACGACTGATGCTAAAAATGGGATTTTAAAAAACTTAGCAAATCAAGAAGGTTATGAAACTTTAGTTATTCCTGATGATATTGGTGGTAGATTTTCAGTATTAACGCCTGTTGGTATTTTTGTAATGGCAATGGCCGGAATTGATATTGATAAGGTTATGCTGGGAGCTAATCAAGCATATACAGATTTAAGTAATGATACTTTAGAAAATCAAGCATATAAATATGCTGTTGTGCGAACAATATTACATCAAGAAAAGCAATATCCTGTAGAAATGTTAGTTAGTTATGAAAGTCAGATGTCTAGTTTGGCTGAATGATGAAAACAGTTATTTGGTGAATCAGAAGGAAAAGATAGTAAAGGAATTTTACCTGCTAGTGTTAATTTTTCTACTGATTTACATTCCTTAGGACAATTTATTCAAGAGGGAAGTAAAGTTTTATTTGAAACAGTTTTACAAGTTAAAAAGCCCTCTTTGGATGTTAAAATTGCTACTAATAGTGATGATGTAGATCAATTGAATTATTTAACTAATTATTCTTTACATCAAATTAATGCTTTAGCTTTAGAAGGAACAATTGATGCGCATAGTAATGAGGGGAAAGTTCCTAATATTATTTTAGAGTTAGAAACAATGGATGAAATAATGTTTGGTTACTTAGTGTACTTTTTCTTTAAAGCTTGTGCAATGAGTGCTTATTTACTAGAAGTTAATCCTTTTAATCAACCGGGTGTTGAAGTATATAAGAAAAAAATGTTTAAGTTATTAGGTAAGAGTTAA
- a CDS encoding S1 RNA-binding domain-containing protein, with protein sequence MYKKGDIVEAKCTAVLPWGVFYVIENIVDNVNEDSTSSQSKPERVTGMCHISQFSDGYVKDINEFAEVEKVYRLEVLNFDVDKKQLSLSHKALHKEEQNRGSVHIKESGAGFEDLSNNLSQWIDNSEQISESDE encoded by the coding sequence ATGTATAAAAAAGGTGACATTGTTGAAGCAAAGTGTACTGCTGTTTTACCATGAGGTGTATTTTATGTTATTGAAAACATCGTTGATAACGTTAATGAAGACAGTACTTCTTCACAGTCAAAGCCAGAGCGAGTAACTGGGATGTGTCATATTAGTCAGTTTTCTGATGGATATGTTAAAGATATTAATGAATTTGCAGAAGTTGAAAAAGTTTATCGCTTAGAAGTGTTAAATTTTGATGTTGATAAAAAGCAACTAAGTTTAAGTCATAAAGCACTTCATAAAGAAGAACAAAATCGTGGGTCCGTACATATTAAAGAATCAGGAGCAGGATTTGAAGATTTATCTAATAACTTATCGCAATGAATTGATAATAGTGAACAAATCAGTGAAAGTGACGAATAA
- a CDS encoding 5-formyltetrahydrofolate cyclo-ligase, producing MFDKHLLRKSALKVRLAMVKDDKEQYDQKIINFITNNDDFQKAKIIGLFSPIRGEVNVNLLISFCFNNDKIVGLPRMQDDNSLLFYQITSFDDLVIDNNYNILQPNLQCKMLMTSEINICFLPFLAYDSSGARVGYGKGYYDRTLVDFKNPIIGIGYSWQKTIEEITVDKNDILMHQVITEIGIEKF from the coding sequence ATGTTTGATAAACATTTATTACGAAAATCAGCTTTAAAAGTAAGATTAGCAATGGTAAAAGATGATAAAGAACAATATGATCAAAAAATTATTAATTTTATTACTAATAATGACGATTTTCAAAAAGCAAAAATAATTGGTTTATTTTCACCTATTAGGGGAGAAGTTAATGTTAATCTTTTAATTAGTTTTTGTTTTAATAATGACAAGATTGTTGGGTTACCAAGAATGCAAGATGATAATTCTTTATTATTTTATCAAATTACTAGTTTTGATGATTTAGTAATTGATAATAATTACAATATTTTACAACCTAATTTGCAATGTAAAATGTTAATGACTTCGGAAATTAATATTTGTTTTTTACCGTTTTTAGCGTATGATAGTAGCGGCGCTAGGGTTGGTTATGGGAAAGGATATTATGACCGAACTTTAGTAGATTTTAAAAATCCAATTATTGGAATTGGTTATAGTTGACAAAAAACTATAGAAGAAATAACAGTTGATAAAAATGATATTTTAATGCATCAAGTAATAACGGAAATTGGAATTGAAAAATTTTAA
- a CDS encoding iron-sulfur cluster assembly scaffold protein, which yields MISYNEWRKIIINHYQNPQYQGFIKHNQAIERLQPNLSCADQLNLQLVVINDVIVSARFMGYACAIATSSADLICQTITNKSKYQAIAILNNYSLMINIKDYDSDILEDLIVFAHTKKQPNRKQCSLLASSGFLMML from the coding sequence ATGATTTCTTATAATGAATGAAGAAAGATAATTATTAATCATTATCAAAATCCTCAGTATCAAGGTTTTATTAAACATAACCAAGCAATTGAGCGATTGCAACCTAATTTAAGTTGTGCTGATCAGTTAAATTTACAGTTAGTAGTTATCAATGATGTTATTGTCTCAGCTCGGTTTATGGGTTATGCTTGTGCAATTGCAACTTCTAGTGCTGACTTGATTTGTCAAACTATTACTAATAAATCAAAATATCAAGCAATAGCAATTTTAAATAATTATTCATTAATGATTAATATTAAAGATTATGATAGTGATATTTTAGAAGACTTAATTGTATTTGCTCATACTAAAAAGCAACCAAATCGTAAGCAGTGCTCATTATTAGCAAGTAGTGGATTTTTAATGATGTTATAA
- a CDS encoding aminotransferase class V-fold PLP-dependent enzyme, producing the protein MTDIKNIKKDFPFFQKNKNIVYLDNSATSLKPQCVIDNIINYYLKYSTNPHNTDFLLAYDCNENIQKIRKLVAEFINGKDSEIIFIPSTTFGLNQLALGLETLISKDDEILLTMAEHSSNLLPWYRLAKTKQAKIKYIGLEDLTITITNIKKILTPKTKIVSFANISNVLGTVNDTKAICQAIKQYNPNIIVIIDGAQSVGHIKTDVQDWDIDFLVFSGHKMLGPTGIGILWGKNMMLSKLAPMLLGGGNNGIINENGTYSLLQGYMSFESGTQNIAGIFGLQEAIKYLQNIGLETIHNHITSLKDYAVNEIRRENLNVTIYNPNAKSGILVFNVNNVVAHDVSVNLANNHNICLRSGSHCASLIDQVLGVKSSLRASFYIYNTKEDVDKLIIALKTGGNFIDDFL; encoded by the coding sequence ATGACAGATATAAAAAATATTAAGAAAGATTTTCCCTTTTTTCAGAAAAATAAAAATATTGTTTATTTAGATAATAGTGCTACTAGTTTAAAACCACAATGTGTTATTGACAATATTATTAATTATTATTTAAAATATTCTACTAATCCTCATAATACTGATTTTTTACTAGCCTATGATTGTAATGAGAATATTCAAAAAATTCGTAAACTAGTTGCTGAATTTATTAATGGTAAGGATAGTGAGATTATCTTTATTCCTTCAACTACTTTTGGATTAAATCAATTGGCTTTAGGGTTAGAAACATTAATTTCTAAGGATGATGAGATTTTATTAACAATGGCTGAACATAGTTCTAATTTATTACCTTGGTATCGTTTAGCAAAAACTAAACAAGCAAAGATTAAATATATTGGTTTGGAAGATTTAACGATTACTATTACTAATATTAAAAAAATATTAACACCGAAAACTAAAATTGTTAGTTTTGCAAATATAAGTAATGTTTTAGGAACTGTTAATGATACTAAAGCGATTTGTCAAGCAATTAAACAATATAATCCTAACATTATTGTTATTATTGATGGTGCTCAATCAGTTGGTCATATTAAAACTGATGTTCAAGATTGAGATATTGATTTTTTAGTATTTTCTGGTCATAAGATGTTAGGGCCAACGGGTATTGGTATTTTATGAGGAAAAAATATGATGTTATCTAAATTAGCACCAATGTTATTAGGCGGCGGTAATAATGGTATTATTAATGAGAATGGAACATATTCTTTACTACAAGGATATATGAGTTTTGAATCAGGAACGCAAAATATTGCTGGTATTTTTGGTTTACAAGAAGCGATTAAGTATTTACAAAATATTGGTTTAGAAACAATTCATAACCATATTACTAGTTTAAAAGATTATGCTGTTAATGAAATACGAAGGGAAAATTTAAATGTAACAATTTATAATCCTAATGCTAAAAGTGGCATTTTAGTTTTTAATGTTAATAATGTTGTTGCCCACGATGTATCAGTTAATTTAGCTAATAACCACAATATTTGTCTTCGCAGTGGTAGTCATTGTGCTAGTTTAATTGATCAAGTACTTGGTGTTAAAAGTTCATTACGAGCTAGTTTTTATATTTATAATACTAAAGAAGATGTTGATAAATTAATTATCGCATTAAAAACAGGAGGTAATTTTATTGATGATTTCTTATAA
- a CDS encoding HIT family protein — MNEQSCLFCKIILHEIPSHIIYEDEHTIAFLDIMPLDKGHTLVIPKIHSTNFINTNDDIISFVNITAKKVAQQIEMQLNTSAFNFISNNGILAGQTIEHYHLHIIPKYSSHSGLQLPKSQIVVDSKKLTALEKKLKFN, encoded by the coding sequence ATGAATGAACAATCTTGTTTATTTTGCAAAATAATTTTGCACGAAATTCCTAGTCATATAATTTATGAAGATGAACATACAATTGCCTTTTTAGACATTATGCCTCTTGACAAAGGACACACCCTAGTTATCCCTAAAATTCATAGTACAAATTTTATTAATACTAATGACGACATCATTTCTTTTGTTAATATTACTGCTAAAAAAGTCGCTCAGCAAATTGAAATGCAACTTAATACTTCAGCATTTAATTTTATTTCTAATAATGGTATTCTTGCTGGACAAACTATTGAACATTATCATTTACATATTATCCCTAAATATTCTTCCCACAGTGGTTTACAATTACCAAAAAGTCAAATCGTTGTTGACAGTAAAAAACTAACAGCATTAGAAAAAAAACTTAAATTTAATTAA
- a CDS encoding IS30 family transposase, whose amino-acid sequence MYKYLTIESIIAIKEYKSYGFSIRKIAKAIDYSKSTVHRVCKLLNQNLLPLEILNQVQKNKQNAGRKLIILTLTEINTINHLLITKNYALDIIADFLKKNKIKNISTKTLYNMFKTNRMGFDEKNLLRKGKNKPHKQKETRGRINNCKSIHERNLIIPNIKNIQEFGHLEGDTIVGKDHKSSIITLADLWSKTTIPLKTKNHKAESITQSIIKFISKLIPGTIKTITFDRGKEFSKWKLIEKNCNVKIYFADAGKPCQRGLNENNNGILRRYLPKSTDLSSYKQKDLNSIAFQINSTPRKSLSYKRPIDLIQLF is encoded by the coding sequence ATGTATAAGTATCTGACTATTGAATCAATAATAGCAATAAAAGAATATAAAAGTTATGGATTTTCTATTCGTAAAATAGCAAAAGCAATTGATTATAGTAAATCAACTGTACACAGAGTTTGTAAATTATTAAATCAAAACTTATTACCATTAGAAATATTGAATCAAGTTCAAAAAAATAAACAAAATGCAGGTAGAAAATTAATAATTTTAACTTTAACAGAAATTAATACTATCAATCATTTGTTAATTACTAAAAATTATGCTCTTGATATAATTGCTGATTTTTTAAAGAAAAATAAAATAAAAAATATTTCAACAAAAACTTTATATAACATGTTTAAAACAAATCGAATGGGTTTTGATGAAAAAAATTTATTGAGAAAAGGCAAAAATAAACCTCATAAACAAAAAGAAACTAGGGGCAGAATTAATAATTGTAAATCTATTCATGAAAGAAATTTAATAATTCCAAATATTAAAAATATACAAGAATTTGGCCATTTAGAGGGAGATACTATCGTTGGTAAAGATCATAAAAGTTCTATTATTACTTTAGCTGATCTATGATCAAAAACCACAATTCCTTTGAAAACTAAAAATCATAAAGCAGAAAGTATTACACAAAGTATAATAAAATTTATTTCAAAATTAATACCAGGAACAATTAAAACTATTACTTTTGATCGTGGTAAAGAATTTAGTAAATGAAAATTAATTGAAAAAAATTGTAATGTTAAAATTTATTTTGCAGATGCCGGAAAACCTTGTCAAAGAGGTTTAAATGAAAACAATAATGGTATTTTAAGAAGATATTTACCAAAATCTACTGATTTATCTTCATATAAACAAAAAGACTTAAATTCTATAGCATTTCAAATTAATTCTACACCCAGAAAATCATTATCTTATAAAAGACCAATAGATTTAATACAATTATTTTAA
- a CDS encoding 3'-5' exoribonuclease YhaM family protein gives MIKDLKANSNVLDKFLVEKVNQGTANNGATYLTVTLKDKTGLIEARLWNSQREDAIRLQAGVIVEINGLVSEYQRSLQVKINNYEIIPLQEADLNLFVKSAPVSESLMWEQINEFIGEIKNNVWKQIVEEILKTQQDRFKISPAAVRHHHNIHSGLMWHTLTMLQTAKAICEIYNDRKINKSLLYVGIILHDMGKTKELQGDLTVEYSVQGKLIGHISIMAGEIATIGEKLQLDMQQVVLLQHMILASHGKNEYGSPVLPQIMEAEILHHIDNLDARIYAIDSGLEQIENEAFSQRIGGLENRSFYRHNYFNSEN, from the coding sequence ATGATTAAAGATTTAAAAGCAAATAGTAATGTTCTTGATAAATTCTTAGTTGAAAAAGTTAATCAAGGAACAGCAAATAATGGAGCAACATATTTAACAGTAACTTTAAAAGATAAAACAGGACTTATTGAAGCCCGCTTATGAAATTCACAACGCGAAGATGCAATTAGATTACAAGCAGGAGTAATTGTTGAAATTAATGGTTTAGTTTCAGAATATCAAAGAAGTTTACAAGTTAAAATTAATAATTATGAAATTATTCCTTTACAAGAAGCAGATCTTAATTTGTTTGTTAAAAGTGCTCCAGTTAGTGAAAGTTTAATGTGAGAACAAATTAATGAGTTTATTGGGGAGATTAAAAATAATGTTTGAAAACAAATTGTTGAAGAAATTTTAAAGACGCAACAAGATCGTTTTAAAATTTCTCCAGCAGCGGTTAGACATCATCATAATATTCATTCGGGATTAATGTGACATACACTAACTATGTTACAAACAGCAAAAGCGATTTGTGAAATTTATAATGATCGTAAAATTAATAAAAGTTTATTATATGTGGGAATTATTTTACATGATATGGGAAAAACTAAAGAATTACAAGGTGATTTAACAGTTGAATATAGTGTGCAAGGTAAATTAATAGGACATATTTCAATTATGGCTGGTGAAATTGCTACCATTGGCGAGAAATTACAATTAGATATGCAACAAGTAGTTTTATTACAACATATGATTTTAGCAAGTCATGGTAAAAATGAATATGGTTCGCCAGTTTTACCACAAATTATGGAAGCAGAAATTTTGCATCATATTGATAATTTAGATGCGAGAATTTATGCGATTGATAGTGGTTTAGAACAAATTGAAAATGAAGCTTTTTCACAACGCATTGGCGGACTAGAAAATCGTAGTTTTTATCGTCACAATTATTTTAACAGTGAAAATTAA
- a CDS encoding phospho-sugar mutase translates to MAYQKEYQKWLNKNDLEPQLREQLIAMNEKEIIDAFSNSLSFGTAGIRGIMGPGIARMNIYNIRKATIAFIQYLQKHYEMDELQKGIVIAHDNRHYSLEFSQEVANIFTSYSIPVYLFTNNDLRPTPLLSYSVRKLNALAGAVITASHNPPEYNGFKIYDENGCQFLPVVTDEVGNNMENIAIEDVFKLLKPIQKQLIKTVPIIVEEEYIKDVKALQFYPNEQKDIKIVFSNQHGTSRDWVMNVLQSSNYQVIPVKEQWDFDPNFSNTPSPNPEVAESFTLAIKYAKKNNADLIIINDPDSDRIGIAVLYHNEYILLNGNETAPILLEYLLSHYQQQKIMPSNPVMYNTFVTGHLSDLVAKSYGCEVIKTLTGFKWIGNEMAKEKTRNINFVFGFEEAYGYVVKDLTRDKDGIAAAMVVAEACNYYRQQNKSLVDVLEDIYQKYGYFYFNTVNVVLKGTSGQKAIKTILAKLRKDSIVSLNNIKLAKKEDYLQGLYNMPPQDLLKFYFNDGSWLAIRASGTEPKIKFYFVCVDKSVKTAKIKMELMFSDLEKNYLHLKKGKLDD, encoded by the coding sequence ATGGCGTATCAAAAAGAATACCAAAAATGATTAAATAAAAATGATTTAGAACCACAATTAAGAGAGCAGTTAATTGCAATGAATGAAAAAGAAATTATTGATGCTTTTAGTAATTCATTAAGTTTTGGTACAGCAGGAATTCGTGGGATTATGGGACCTGGAATTGCCAGAATGAATATTTATAATATTAGGAAGGCAACAATTGCTTTTATCCAATATTTACAAAAACATTATGAAATGGATGAATTACAAAAAGGAATTGTTATTGCTCATGATAATCGTCATTATTCATTAGAATTTAGTCAAGAAGTAGCTAATATTTTTACTAGTTATAGTATTCCTGTATACTTATTTACTAATAATGATTTACGACCAACACCATTATTATCATATAGTGTGAGAAAATTAAATGCTTTAGCTGGTGCTGTAATTACTGCTAGCCATAATCCGCCTGAATATAATGGTTTTAAAATTTATGATGAAAATGGTTGTCAATTTTTACCAGTTGTTACTGATGAAGTTGGTAATAATATGGAAAATATTGCTATTGAGGATGTCTTTAAGTTACTAAAACCAATTCAAAAACAATTAATAAAAACTGTTCCGATTATTGTTGAAGAAGAATATATTAAAGATGTTAAAGCATTACAATTTTATCCTAATGAACAAAAGGATATTAAGATAGTTTTTTCTAATCAGCACGGTACTAGTCGTGATTGAGTAATGAATGTTTTACAAAGTAGTAATTATCAAGTTATTCCTGTTAAAGAACAATGAGATTTTGATCCTAATTTTAGTAATACACCATCACCTAATCCCGAAGTTGCTGAATCTTTTACATTAGCTATTAAATATGCTAAGAAAAATAATGCTGACTTAATTATTATTAATGACCCTGATAGTGACAGAATTGGCATTGCAGTTTTATATCATAATGAGTATATTTTATTAAATGGTAATGAAACAGCACCAATTTTGTTAGAATACTTATTAAGTCATTATCAACAGCAAAAAATTATGCCATCTAATCCAGTAATGTATAATACTTTTGTTACTGGTCATTTAAGTGATTTGGTAGCAAAATCTTATGGTTGTGAAGTTATTAAAACATTAACTGGTTTTAAATGAATTGGTAATGAAATGGCAAAAGAAAAGACACGGAATATAAATTTTGTTTTTGGTTTTGAAGAAGCATATGGTTATGTTGTTAAAGATTTAACTCGTGATAAAGATGGTATTGCCGCAGCAATGGTTGTTGCTGAGGCTTGCAATTATTATCGCCAACAAAATAAGTCATTGGTAGATGTTTTAGAAGATATTTATCAAAAATATGGATATTTTTACTTTAATACGGTTAATGTTGTTTTAAAAGGTACTAGTGGGCAAAAAGCGATTAAGACGATTTTAGCAAAGTTAAGAAAAGATTCAATTGTTAGTTTAAATAATATTAAATTAGCAAAAAAAGAAGATTATTTGCAAGGTTTATATAATATGCCTCCCCAAGATTTATTAAAATTTTATTTTAATGATGGTTCGTGGTTGGCAATAAGAGCTAGTGGTACCGAACCAAAAATTAAATTTTATTTTGTTTGTGTTGATAAATCAGTGAAAACAGCAAAAATAAAAATGGAATTAATGTTTTCCGATTTAGAAAAAAATTATTTACATTTAAAGAAAGGGAAATTAGATGATTAA
- a CDS encoding IS30 family transposase, with translation MGYKHLGIDERIYIENQLKFKVKISEIAKNLNRSISTINREVNRNKDNNHYFSLIAQNKAENRKQLHVYFHKFKNRELVKYVQQKLLLGWSPEQIYGRIKNFHQEWIISFKTIYNWIYSGLLEKVTSKNLRRKGKKRKSQENRGKFNGKSIKERNVNNRITLGHWEGDTVVSSRGKSKSCLITLVERTSKFTLAILVENRTTKVINKNISHYLSILPNNLVKTITFDRGKEFANWQQLEKNLNVKIYFADAYSPWQRGTNENTNGLIREKFPKKFNFSNTTKNAVHKFILSLNQRPRKILNYLSPIEYLVRKII, from the coding sequence ATGGGATACAAACATCTTGGCATAGATGAAAGAATTTATATTGAGAATCAATTGAAATTTAAAGTAAAAATTAGTGAAATAGCTAAAAATCTTAATCGAAGTATTAGTACTATTAATCGAGAAGTTAATAGAAATAAAGATAATAATCATTATTTTTCATTAATTGCACAAAATAAAGCAGAAAATAGAAAACAATTACATGTTTATTTTCATAAATTTAAAAATAGAGAATTAGTAAAATATGTACAACAAAAATTATTATTAGGTTGATCGCCTGAACAAATTTATGGCAGAATTAAAAATTTTCATCAAGAATGAATTATTAGTTTTAAAACAATTTACAATTGAATTTATTCTGGATTACTTGAAAAGGTTACTAGTAAAAATTTAAGAAGAAAAGGTAAGAAACGAAAATCTCAAGAAAATCGGGGTAAATTTAATGGTAAATCCATTAAAGAACGAAATGTTAATAATCGCATAACTCTTGGCCATTGAGAAGGTGATACTGTAGTATCATCACGAGGTAAAAGTAAATCATGTTTAATAACTTTAGTTGAAAGAACATCAAAATTTACTTTAGCAATATTAGTTGAAAATAGAACTACTAAAGTTATTAACAAAAATATTAGTCATTATTTATCAATTCTTCCAAATAATCTTGTTAAGACTATAACATTTGATAGGGGTAAAGAATTTGCTAATTGACAACAACTTGAAAAAAATTTAAATGTGAAAATTTATTTTGCTGATGCATATTCACCTTGACAAAGAGGTACTAATGAAAATACTAATGGTTTAATTAGAGAAAAATTTCCTAAAAAATTTAATTTTTCAAACACTACTAAAAATGCAGTTCATAAATTTATATTGTCTTTAAACCAAAGACCAAGAAAAATACTAAATTATCTTTCGCCAATCGAATATTTGGTTAGAAAAATAATTTAG
- a CDS encoding IS30 family transposase encodes MYKYLTIESIIAIKEYKSYGFSIRKIAKAIDYSKSTVHRVCKLLNQNLLPLEILNQVQKNKQNAGRKLIILTLTEINTINHLLITKNYALDIIADFLKKNKIKNISTKTLYNMFKTNRMGFDEKNLLRKGKNKPHKQKETRGRINNCKSIHERNLIIPNIKNIQEFGHLEGDTIVGKDHKSSIITLADIWSKTTIPLKTKNHKAESITQSIIKFISKLIPGTIKTITFDRGKEFSKWKLIEKNCNVKIYFADAGKPCQRGLNENNNGILRRYLPKSTDLSSYKQKDLNSIAFQINSTPRKSLSYKRPIDLIQLF; translated from the coding sequence ATGTATAAGTATCTGACTATTGAATCAATAATAGCAATAAAAGAATATAAAAGTTATGGATTTTCTATTCGTAAAATAGCAAAAGCAATTGATTATAGTAAATCAACTGTACACAGAGTTTGTAAATTATTAAATCAAAACTTATTACCATTAGAAATATTGAATCAAGTTCAAAAAAATAAACAAAATGCAGGTAGAAAATTAATAATTTTAACTTTAACAGAAATTAATACTATCAATCATTTGTTAATTACTAAAAATTATGCTCTTGATATAATTGCTGATTTTTTAAAGAAAAATAAAATAAAAAATATTTCAACAAAAACTTTATATAACATGTTTAAAACAAATCGAATGGGTTTTGATGAAAAAAATTTATTGAGAAAAGGCAAAAATAAACCTCATAAACAAAAAGAAACTAGGGGCAGAATTAATAATTGTAAATCTATTCATGAAAGAAATTTAATCATTCCAAATATTAAAAATATACAAGAATTTGGCCATTTAGAGGGAGATACTATCGTTGGTAAAGATCATAAAAGTTCTATTATTACTTTAGCTGATATATGATCAAAAACCACAATTCCTTTGAAAACTAAAAATCATAAAGCAGAAAGTATTACACAAAGTATAATAAAATTTATTTCAAAATTAATACCAGGAACAATTAAAACTATTACTTTTGATCGTGGTAAAGAATTTAGTAAATGAAAATTAATTGAAAAAAATTGTAATGTTAAAATTTATTTTGCAGATGCCGGAAAACCTTGTCAAAGAGGTTTAAATGAGAACAATAATGGTATTTTAAGAAGATATTTACCAAAATCTACTGATTTATCTTCATATAAACAAAAAGACTTAAATTCTATAGCATTTCAAATTAATTCTACACCCAGAAAATCATTATCTTATAAAAGACCAATAGATTTAATACAATTATTTTAA